Proteins encoded within one genomic window of Panacibacter microcysteis:
- a CDS encoding HAMP domain-containing sensor histidine kinase produces the protein MKIKIKLFLGLGILFTMITLLTILSTIFVNRLSADTKNILVANYNTIDYSRKMLIALNNDLTDPANAATFYENLAKQQANVTEPGEQELTMQLTQHYKQLLQNFADGGLQKALHKDVTDIMLLNMEAIQRKSNVAEKTVDNAFVWIGITGGICFLIAFTLLINLPGNVADPIKELTESIQEIAAQNYSRRVHFDKQNEFGDLARAFNTMAKKLEEYKASNLEKLMIEKKRIETLINNMTDPVIGLDEQKNILFMNNVALQITGLQNTDTLGKPAQDIAVRNDLVRSLIQDLFSSEQLPHTAPVKIFADNKESYFEKEIIPINIVPTGETAEKLIGNVIMLRNVTPYKELDFAKTNFIATVSHELKTPISAIKMSVQLLENKQVGLLNEEQQSLLESIKDDASRLLKITGELLNMTQVESGSIQLSVMPGEPAEIIGYAVNANKTAADAKHIKLDVSVPADAKKVLADTEKTAWVLNNLISNAIRYSYEYATIFINVTQEGSTTKFVVKDSGQGIPPQYVHKIFDRYFKVPGSKKEGTGLGLSISKEFIEAQGGHLAVESDLGSGSTFTIVLQNVTA, from the coding sequence ATGAAGATCAAAATAAAACTTTTCCTCGGCCTGGGCATATTGTTTACCATGATAACGTTGCTTACCATACTAAGTACCATTTTCGTAAACAGGTTGTCTGCTGATACCAAAAATATTCTTGTTGCCAATTACAACACCATAGACTACTCCCGCAAAATGCTGATTGCGCTCAACAACGATCTTACCGATCCGGCAAATGCAGCCACCTTCTATGAAAACCTTGCAAAACAACAGGCCAACGTAACAGAACCGGGCGAGCAGGAACTAACCATGCAGCTAACGCAACACTACAAACAACTGCTGCAAAACTTTGCTGATGGCGGCCTGCAAAAAGCATTGCACAAAGATGTTACAGATATTATGTTGCTGAACATGGAAGCCATTCAGCGTAAAAGTAACGTGGCAGAAAAAACAGTTGACAATGCCTTTGTATGGATCGGCATTACGGGCGGCATTTGTTTTTTAATAGCGTTTACACTGCTCATTAACCTGCCTGGTAATGTTGCAGACCCCATTAAAGAACTGACTGAAAGCATACAGGAAATAGCTGCGCAGAATTATTCCCGCCGGGTGCATTTCGATAAGCAAAACGAGTTTGGAGATCTTGCCCGTGCCTTCAACACCATGGCCAAAAAACTGGAAGAATACAAAGCCAGCAACCTGGAAAAGCTGATGATCGAAAAGAAACGGATTGAAACACTGATCAACAATATGACGGACCCCGTAATTGGGCTCGATGAACAAAAGAATATTCTTTTTATGAACAATGTTGCCCTGCAGATTACCGGTTTACAAAATACCGACACCCTGGGCAAACCTGCGCAGGACATAGCCGTGCGCAACGACCTGGTGAGATCACTGATCCAGGACCTTTTTAGCAGTGAGCAACTGCCACACACTGCGCCGGTAAAGATTTTCGCCGATAATAAAGAAAGTTATTTTGAAAAAGAGATTATTCCCATCAACATTGTACCTACCGGCGAAACGGCAGAAAAACTGATCGGCAATGTAATAATGCTCCGCAATGTAACGCCTTATAAAGAACTGGATTTTGCCAAAACAAATTTTATTGCAACCGTATCGCACGAATTAAAAACACCAATCTCTGCTATAAAAATGAGTGTGCAGTTGCTCGAAAATAAACAGGTTGGTTTGCTAAACGAAGAACAGCAAAGCCTGCTGGAAAGCATAAAAGATGATGCCAGCCGTTTGCTAAAAATAACAGGTGAACTGCTAAACATGACACAGGTAGAAAGCGGCAGCATACAATTGTCTGTGATGCCGGGCGAACCTGCCGAGATCATCGGCTATGCAGTAAATGCCAACAAAACAGCCGCCGATGCAAAGCATATAAAGCTCGATGTATCCGTACCGGCTGACGCAAAAAAGGTATTGGCCGATACAGAAAAAACCGCGTGGGTGCTGAATAACCTTATCTCCAATGCCATTCGCTACTCGTACGAATATGCCACGATTTTTATAAATGTAACACAGGAAGGCAGCACCACAAAGTTTGTTGTAAAAGACAGCGGCCAGGGCATTCCGCCTCAGTATGTACACAAAATCTTTGACCGCTACTTTAAAGTGCCGGGAAGCAAAAAAGAAGGCACCGGCCTTGGCCTCAGTATCAGCAAAGAATTTATAGAAGCACAGGGCGGGCACCTGGCGGTAGAAAGCGATCTTGGTTCAGGCAGCACCTTTACGATCGTTTTGCAAAATGTAACGGCGTAG
- a CDS encoding sensor protein KdpD, translating into MTNDKENNVQHFLELIKKSRKGKFKIYIGMSAGVGKTYRMLQEAHALLRNGIDVKIGYIETHNRKETHSLLDGLPLIPRRKLFYKGKELEELDVQAVISLRPEVVIVDELAHTNIEGSKNEKRWQDVLDILEAGINVISAVNIQHIESLNDEVKDITGIEVKERIPDSVVAQADEVVNIDLTADELITRLKEGKIYEAGKIAAALSNFFKSEHILQLRELALKEVAGHVERKVETEITKNYAVKHERFLACISSNETTAKTVIRKTARLANYYNSKWYVLYVQTPAESVNRIALDKQRYLINNFKLATELGAEIIKVENPNVARAIIEQAEERNITTISIGKPHLNLLKVILATNVFNELLRKLSLTDIDLVILS; encoded by the coding sequence ATGACAAACGACAAAGAAAACAACGTGCAGCATTTTCTTGAGCTGATAAAAAAATCAAGAAAAGGCAAATTTAAAATCTACATAGGCATGAGTGCAGGTGTAGGTAAAACCTACCGCATGCTGCAGGAAGCACATGCATTGCTGCGCAATGGCATAGATGTAAAGATCGGGTACATAGAAACACACAACAGGAAAGAAACACATTCATTGCTCGATGGGCTGCCCCTGATACCCCGCAGGAAATTATTTTACAAAGGCAAAGAACTGGAGGAACTGGATGTACAGGCCGTAATTAGTTTACGGCCTGAAGTGGTTATTGTAGATGAACTGGCACATACCAATATTGAAGGCAGTAAAAATGAAAAGCGCTGGCAGGATGTGCTGGACATTCTTGAAGCAGGCATCAATGTAATCAGTGCCGTAAATATACAACACATCGAAAGCCTGAATGATGAAGTAAAAGACATCACCGGCATAGAAGTAAAAGAACGCATACCAGACAGTGTGGTGGCCCAGGCAGACGAAGTGGTGAACATTGATCTTACCGCCGATGAACTGATCACCCGGCTGAAGGAAGGAAAGATCTACGAAGCCGGCAAGATTGCCGCTGCACTCAGCAACTTTTTTAAAAGTGAACACATACTCCAATTAAGAGAACTGGCACTTAAAGAAGTGGCGGGCCATGTGGAGCGAAAGGTTGAAACTGAGATTACAAAAAATTATGCTGTAAAACACGAGCGTTTCCTGGCCTGCATCAGCAGCAATGAAACGACTGCAAAAACAGTCATCCGTAAAACAGCGCGACTGGCTAATTACTATAACAGCAAATGGTACGTGCTGTATGTACAAACGCCTGCTGAAAGTGTAAACAGGATTGCACTGGATAAACAGCGGTACCTCATCAATAATTTTAAACTGGCCACAGAACTTGGCGCAGAAATTATTAAAGTAGAAAACCCCAATGTGGCAAGGGCCATTATTGAACAGGCAGAAGAGCGAAACATCACCACCATTTCTATTGGCAAACCGCACCTGAACCTGCTGAAAGTGATCTTAGCCACCAATGTATTCAATGAACTATTGAGAAAGCTTTCTTTGACAGATATTGACCTTGTAATACTTAGTTAA
- a CDS encoding porin, with the protein MKSLLITAVTTAISASVFAQDSTKTNPLTISGYTEVYYSYDFNKPVNNTGAGFLYSYNRNNEINLNIGFIKAAYNTESVRANLALAAGTYVNANYAAEQGVLKNIYEANAGIKLSKKSELWLDAGIFSSHIGFESAVGKDCPTLTRSLLAENSPYFETGAKLGYTSPDSKWFLSALLLNGWQRIQRVDGNTTPAFGTQVTYKPSEKVTLNYSTFAGNDKPDSVKQMRYFQNFYGIFRLSGKIGITAGFDYGMEQQAKGTSEMNHWYSPVIIVSIVPNEKNAIALRGEYYRDVNGVIVPSNTPNGFRTFGWSINYDRKLLENALWRIELRSLHGKDNYFIKQNNEVTNNSLFLTTSLCVGF; encoded by the coding sequence ATGAAATCACTACTCATTACCGCAGTCACCACTGCCATCTCAGCATCAGTATTTGCACAGGACAGCACAAAAACAAACCCGCTTACCATAAGCGGTTATACAGAAGTTTACTACAGTTATGACTTTAATAAACCGGTCAACAATACCGGGGCAGGCTTTCTATACAGTTACAACAGGAACAATGAAATAAACCTGAATATAGGTTTCATAAAAGCCGCGTATAATACCGAAAGCGTGCGTGCAAATCTTGCCCTGGCTGCCGGAACATATGTAAATGCCAATTATGCAGCAGAACAGGGTGTACTCAAAAACATTTATGAAGCCAATGCAGGTATTAAGTTGTCAAAGAAAAGCGAGCTCTGGTTAGATGCAGGCATCTTCAGTTCCCATATTGGCTTTGAGAGCGCCGTTGGCAAAGACTGCCCAACACTAACCCGGAGCCTGCTGGCAGAAAACTCTCCATATTTTGAAACGGGTGCAAAGCTTGGCTATACATCACCAGACAGTAAATGGTTTCTGAGTGCTTTGTTGCTGAACGGCTGGCAACGCATTCAGCGCGTAGATGGTAATACAACGCCGGCTTTTGGCACACAGGTTACTTACAAGCCTTCTGAAAAAGTAACACTCAATTACAGCACATTTGCCGGCAACGACAAGCCGGATAGTGTAAAACAAATGCGCTATTTCCAGAACTTTTATGGCATCTTCCGGCTATCAGGTAAAATAGGCATAACAGCAGGTTTCGATTATGGCATGGAGCAACAAGCAAAAGGCACTTCAGAAATGAACCATTGGTATTCGCCTGTAATTATTGTGAGCATTGTACCAAATGAAAAAAATGCCATCGCACTAAGAGGAGAATATTACCGCGATGTAAACGGCGTAATCGTGCCAAGCAATACGCCCAACGGCTTCCGGACTTTCGGGTGGAGCATTAACTACGACCGAAAGCTATTGGAAAATGCATTATGGCGTATTGAATTGCGCAGCCTGCATGGCAAAGACAACTATTTCATTAAACAAAACAACGAGGTTACAAACAACAGCTTGTTCTTAACAACAAGCCTTTGCGTTGGTTTTTAA
- a CDS encoding K(+)-transporting ATPase subunit C — MKKYIMQSLKLTLVMIVLCAAVYPLVIAGIAKFAPGGGKGETVTVNGKIVGYANIGQRFTADKYFRSRPSAVDYNAAGSAGSNKGPGNPDYLQTVHERIDTFLAHNPGVQKEQIPAELVTASGSGLDPDLSPAAARIQAKRIAATRKIDEQKIIRLIDQQTQEPLLGLFGPSKVNVLKLNAALDQLQ, encoded by the coding sequence ATGAAAAAATATATAATGCAATCACTCAAGCTTACTTTAGTAATGATTGTGTTGTGTGCTGCTGTTTACCCGCTGGTCATTGCAGGCATTGCAAAATTCGCACCCGGTGGTGGCAAAGGTGAAACCGTTACAGTGAACGGGAAGATAGTTGGCTACGCTAATATTGGCCAGCGCTTTACCGCGGACAAATATTTCCGGAGCAGGCCTTCTGCTGTAGATTACAATGCTGCAGGTTCAGCAGGTTCCAACAAAGGGCCGGGCAACCCCGATTACCTTCAAACTGTACACGAAAGAATAGATACATTCCTGGCACATAATCCCGGTGTACAAAAAGAACAGATACCCGCAGAGCTTGTTACTGCTTCGGGCAGCGGGCTCGATCCTGACCTTTCGCCTGCTGCGGCCAGAATACAGGCAAAACGAATCGCGGCAACAAGAAAGATAGATGAACAGAAAATCATCCGGCTCATCGATCAGCAAACCCAAGAACCATTGTTAGGATTATTCGGCCCATCTAAAGTAAATGTGCTTAAACTAAACGCGGCATTGGATCAGTTACAATAA
- the kdpB gene encoding potassium-transporting ATPase subunit KdpB: MSSHNKTMKLFEASLVKDALKESFIKLKPGTMVKNPVMFTVYVGTIVMLAVCVWIITGEQSQGSLAYNLVVFAILFLTVLFANFAEAIAEARGKAQADSLRKTREDTPAKKVFVVGEMFTNEIKEVPSSQLKKGDYFVCDAGDTIPMDGEIVEGLATIDESAITGESAPVIREAGGDKSSVTGGTKVLSDHIKVRVTTEPGESFLDKMIALVEGASRQKTPNEIALTILLASFTLIFLIVCVTLKPFADYANTPITIAAFVSLYVCLIPTTIGGLLSAIGIAGMDRALRANVITKSGKAVETAGDIDTLLLDKTGTITIGNRKATNFWPASGTNTKAFIEACVLSSLADETPEGKSIIELAEQQGFKKPALQEHKVHFIPFTAETRSSGVDIAGVQVRKGAYDAIRNKVEKAGNNFPAEILSKTNDIAENGGTPLVVSSNNHALGVIELQDIIKPGIQERFERLRKMGVKTVMVTGDNPLTAKFIAGKAGVDDFIAEARPEDKMNYIKQEQHSGKLVAMMGDGTNDAPALAQADVGVAMNSGTQAAKEAGNMVDLDNDPTKLIEVVEIGKQLLMTRGTLTTFSIANDVAKYFAIVPALFITSIPALQALNIMHLKSPESAILSAVIFNAIIIPILIPLALKGVRYKPIGASALLRRNLLIYGVGGVIVPFIGIKLIDMLLALVM; encoded by the coding sequence ATGTCTTCTCATAACAAAACAATGAAATTGTTTGAAGCATCTCTTGTAAAAGATGCGTTGAAAGAATCTTTTATCAAACTAAAACCGGGCACCATGGTCAAAAACCCGGTGATGTTTACCGTATACGTGGGCACTATTGTAATGCTGGCGGTGTGTGTATGGATTATTACCGGTGAGCAATCGCAGGGTAGCCTTGCGTACAACCTGGTGGTGTTTGCCATTCTGTTCTTAACAGTGCTCTTTGCCAATTTTGCGGAAGCAATTGCCGAAGCAAGGGGTAAAGCGCAGGCAGACAGCCTGCGTAAGACAAGGGAAGATACACCCGCAAAAAAAGTATTCGTGGTGGGGGAAATGTTTACCAACGAGATCAAAGAAGTGCCCTCTTCGCAATTAAAGAAAGGAGATTATTTTGTGTGCGATGCCGGCGATACAATACCGATGGATGGTGAAATCGTGGAAGGACTTGCTACCATTGATGAAAGTGCCATCACCGGAGAAAGTGCACCCGTGATAAGAGAAGCAGGTGGCGACAAAAGCTCTGTGACCGGTGGCACCAAAGTATTGAGCGATCATATTAAAGTGCGTGTTACAACAGAACCCGGCGAAAGTTTTCTCGATAAAATGATCGCGCTGGTAGAAGGTGCATCCAGGCAGAAAACGCCTAATGAAATTGCGCTCACTATACTGCTGGCAAGCTTTACATTGATCTTCCTGATCGTGTGTGTTACCCTTAAACCATTTGCCGACTATGCCAATACACCTATTACCATCGCGGCCTTTGTGTCTTTGTATGTGTGCCTGATTCCTACGACCATTGGCGGTTTGCTGAGTGCAATAGGTATTGCGGGTATGGACAGGGCATTGCGGGCAAACGTTATTACCAAAAGTGGTAAAGCAGTAGAAACTGCCGGTGACATAGACACCCTGCTGCTTGATAAAACCGGCACCATAACCATCGGCAACAGGAAGGCTACCAACTTCTGGCCGGCATCCGGCACAAACACTAAAGCGTTTATAGAAGCCTGCGTACTTTCATCGCTGGCAGATGAAACACCCGAAGGCAAATCAATTATTGAACTGGCAGAACAACAGGGTTTTAAAAAACCTGCCCTGCAGGAGCATAAAGTACACTTTATACCCTTTACTGCCGAAACAAGAAGCAGCGGTGTAGACATTGCGGGCGTACAGGTACGTAAAGGCGCATACGATGCTATCAGGAACAAAGTAGAAAAAGCAGGCAACAACTTTCCTGCAGAAATACTCAGTAAGACAAATGACATTGCAGAGAACGGCGGCACCCCGCTGGTGGTAAGCAGCAATAACCACGCTCTTGGTGTTATTGAATTGCAGGATATCATCAAACCCGGCATACAGGAGCGTTTTGAACGCTTGCGCAAGATGGGTGTAAAAACCGTCATGGTTACCGGAGACAATCCATTGACCGCAAAATTTATTGCCGGCAAAGCCGGTGTGGATGACTTTATTGCAGAAGCCAGGCCTGAAGATAAAATGAACTATATTAAACAGGAGCAGCATAGCGGCAAACTGGTGGCTATGATGGGTGATGGCACCAACGATGCACCTGCACTGGCACAGGCTGATGTTGGCGTAGCCATGAATAGCGGCACACAGGCTGCCAAAGAAGCGGGCAACATGGTAGACCTTGATAACGATCCCACAAAACTGATCGAAGTGGTTGAGATCGGTAAGCAGTTATTAATGACACGCGGTACGCTCACCACATTCTCCATCGCCAATGATGTGGCAAAATATTTTGCTATCGTTCCGGCATTGTTCATTACATCCATACCGGCGTTGCAGGCGCTCAACATCATGCATCTGAAAAGCCCTGAAAGCGCCATCTTATCTGCGGTCATCTTTAACGCCATCATCATCCCGATACTGATTCCGCTGGCATTGAAAGGTGTGCGCTATAAACCAATCGGCGCAAGCGCTTTACTCAGAAGAAATTTATTGATCTACGGTGTTGGCGGCGTTATCGTTCCGTTTATCGGCATAAAACTGATAGATATGCTGCTCGCACTGGTAATGTAA
- the kdpA gene encoding potassium-transporting ATPase subunit KdpA, translated as MNTELTGVIVTFLITVLLAFPLGKYMAKMFSGEKTLLDFISPAERFIFRFCGINPNESMDWKQFLKAMLTINMLWVVYAFFMLLFQSHLPLNPDGNPDQTPDLAFNTAISFMVNCNLQHYSGESGLTYFTQLFVITFLQFVSAATGIACAVAVFNGIREKTTNNLGNFWSIFTKSITRLLLPLSFVVAILLAFNGTPASYDGKDTITTLQGDTVNVSRGPAAGMIAIKHLGTNGGGWFGANAAHPLENPNYFTNMLEMVVQVLIPMAMIFALGFYIKRKKLAYVIFGVMTVGMLILVVPTINWEIQGSPAIAHLGVAQPTGAMEGKEVRFGPAASGYWSIVTTIISTGSVNSMHDSAMPLSGMMQMLGMLINAFYGGCGVGILNYYIYIIIAVFIAGLMVGRTPEFMGHKVEAREVKIAALVTLLSAFLIKGGTALAAYIFTQHGSADWAVQPANWLNNPGYHGFSEMLYEYTSSNANNGSGFEGLGDNNIWWNVSTGIVMILGRFLPIIGPIAIAGLLARKKYIPESSGTLKVDSLTFGLMTFAVVIILTALSYFPPLVLGPIAEYFSMQ; from the coding sequence ATGAATACTGAATTAACAGGAGTCATTGTCACCTTTCTCATTACCGTGTTGCTGGCTTTTCCGCTGGGGAAATACATGGCCAAAATGTTCAGCGGAGAAAAAACGCTCCTGGACTTTATATCGCCCGCCGAACGTTTTATTTTTCGCTTTTGTGGTATAAACCCCAACGAAAGCATGGACTGGAAACAGTTTCTGAAAGCCATGCTTACCATCAATATGCTCTGGGTTGTTTATGCATTTTTCATGTTATTGTTTCAATCACATTTGCCGTTAAATCCCGATGGCAATCCTGATCAGACACCTGACCTCGCATTCAATACGGCCATCAGTTTTATGGTTAACTGTAACCTGCAACACTATTCCGGTGAGAGTGGCCTTACCTATTTTACGCAATTGTTTGTAATAACATTCCTGCAGTTTGTGAGTGCCGCAACAGGCATAGCGTGTGCAGTGGCCGTATTTAACGGCATAAGGGAGAAAACGACCAATAACCTTGGCAACTTCTGGAGCATCTTTACAAAGTCTATTACGCGGCTTTTATTACCGCTGTCGTTTGTGGTGGCAATACTACTGGCCTTCAACGGCACGCCTGCAAGCTATGACGGCAAAGACACCATCACCACACTTCAGGGCGATACAGTAAACGTATCACGTGGCCCTGCAGCAGGCATGATTGCCATCAAACACCTTGGTACAAATGGTGGCGGCTGGTTTGGTGCAAACGCTGCGCACCCGCTGGAAAACCCCAATTACTTTACCAACATGCTGGAGATGGTTGTACAGGTGTTAATCCCCATGGCCATGATCTTCGCGCTGGGCTTTTACATCAAACGAAAAAAGCTGGCATATGTAATTTTTGGAGTAATGACTGTTGGTATGCTTATACTCGTGGTGCCAACTATCAACTGGGAAATACAGGGCAGCCCGGCAATTGCACACCTTGGTGTTGCACAGCCAACCGGCGCAATGGAAGGTAAGGAAGTAAGGTTTGGCCCTGCAGCTTCGGGCTACTGGAGTATTGTTACCACCATCATTTCAACAGGCTCGGTTAACTCTATGCACGACAGCGCTATGCCGCTCTCCGGTATGATGCAGATGCTCGGTATGCTCATCAATGCATTTTATGGTGGTTGTGGTGTAGGTATTCTCAACTATTATATCTACATCATTATAGCGGTATTTATTGCCGGGCTTATGGTAGGCCGCACACCCGAATTTATGGGTCATAAAGTTGAAGCAAGGGAAGTAAAGATTGCGGCACTGGTAACGCTACTGTCTGCTTTTCTTATCAAAGGCGGAACGGCATTGGCAGCCTACATTTTTACACAGCATGGCAGTGCTGATTGGGCCGTACAACCTGCTAACTGGCTGAATAACCCGGGCTATCACGGCTTTTCAGAAATGCTCTACGAGTACACTTCTTCAAATGCCAATAACGGCAGCGGTTTTGAAGGTCTTGGAGACAACAATATATGGTGGAATGTAAGCACCGGCATCGTAATGATTCTGGGTCGCTTTCTGCCAATTATTGGCCCCATCGCTATTGCAGGCCTGCTGGCCAGGAAGAAATACATACCGGAGTCTTCGGGCACATTGAAAGTTGATTCGCTCACATTCGGTTTAATGACGTTTGCGGTAGTGATCATCCTGACAGCGTTGTCTTATTTCCCGCCGCTGGTATTAGGCCCAATAGCAGAATATTTTAGTATGCAATAA
- the kdpF gene encoding K(+)-transporting ATPase subunit F — MISVLFILSIAVFIYLLYVLIKPEKF; from the coding sequence ATGATCTCTGTGCTTTTTATTTTATCCATTGCTGTGTTTATATACCTTCTGTATGTGCTGATAAAACCAGAAAAATTCTAA
- a CDS encoding sigma-54-dependent transcriptional regulator, whose product MSLVLIIDDEEKIRTLLARIISLEGFEVLQAADARTGLKKLEQSAADVVLCDVKLPDENGVELVKKIKDKSPFSEVILLTAYGNIADGVQAIKNGAFDYITKGDDNNKIIPLLHNAMQKAALTKRVAQLEAQLGRKYSFGNILGKSKLVKAAIDAAEKVAATDAAVLLTGETGTGKEVFAQAIHNAGNRSKQNFIAINCAAFTKDLLENELFGHKAGAFTGALKDAKGIFEEANKGTVFLDEIGEMPLELQAKLLRVLESGEYLKIGDSKPVKTDVRIIAATNRDLLREIESGNFRQDLYYRIAVFTIALPALRERVTDIEELANYFLKLFTAKANKKALTFSKAYIDALKQHHWNGNIRELKNVVERSVILATSAEIESNTLPPEFKQFNTTTGKTLSAFDLASAEKLHIQKVLNYTNGNKTETARLLNIALTTLYRKLDEYKIS is encoded by the coding sequence ATGAGCCTGGTATTGATCATAGATGATGAAGAAAAAATAAGAACGCTGCTGGCAAGAATTATAAGCCTGGAAGGTTTTGAAGTATTACAGGCAGCAGACGCCAGGACAGGTTTAAAAAAACTGGAACAAAGTGCGGCAGATGTAGTGTTGTGCGATGTAAAACTGCCCGATGAAAACGGTGTGGAGCTGGTAAAAAAAATAAAAGACAAAAGCCCTTTCTCAGAAGTAATTCTGCTTACTGCTTATGGTAATATTGCAGATGGCGTGCAGGCTATAAAAAACGGTGCATTTGATTACATTACCAAAGGAGACGATAACAATAAAATTATTCCGCTGCTGCACAACGCCATGCAGAAAGCAGCACTTACCAAACGCGTGGCGCAACTGGAAGCGCAACTGGGCAGGAAATATTCATTTGGCAATATACTTGGAAAATCAAAGCTGGTAAAAGCGGCTATTGATGCCGCAGAAAAAGTAGCGGCCACAGATGCAGCCGTTTTGCTTACGGGTGAAACGGGTACAGGCAAAGAGGTTTTTGCGCAGGCCATTCATAATGCTGGTAACAGGAGCAAACAAAACTTTATTGCCATTAACTGCGCAGCATTTACAAAAGACCTGCTCGAAAACGAATTGTTTGGCCATAAGGCCGGCGCTTTTACCGGCGCACTCAAAGATGCAAAAGGCATTTTTGAAGAAGCCAACAAGGGTACTGTTTTCCTTGATGAAATTGGTGAGATGCCACTGGAATTACAGGCAAAATTATTACGCGTACTGGAAAGCGGCGAATACCTGAAAATTGGCGACAGCAAACCGGTGAAAACAGATGTGCGGATTATTGCTGCCACCAACCGCGACCTGCTGAGAGAAATAGAATCGGGCAATTTCAGGCAGGATCTCTACTACAGGATTGCGGTGTTTACCATCGCGCTGCCGGCACTGAGAGAACGTGTAACAGATATAGAAGAACTGGCAAATTATTTCCTGAAGCTTTTTACTGCCAAAGCCAATAAAAAAGCATTGACTTTTTCAAAAGCTTACATTGATGCATTAAAACAACACCACTGGAACGGTAACATACGCGAATTGAAAAACGTAGTGGAAAGAAGCGTTATACTGGCCACATCTGCCGAAATAGAAAGTAACACGCTGCCGCCGGAGTTTAAGCAGTTCAACACCACAACGGGCAAAACATTGTCTGCCTTTGATCTTGCAAGTGCCGAAAAACTGCACATACAAAAAGTACTCAATTATACCAATGGCAATAAAACAGAAACAGCCCGGTTGCTGAACATTGCACTTACCACCCTGTACCGCAAGCTGGACGAATACAAGATCAGTTAG